A genome region from Natronobeatus ordinarius includes the following:
- a CDS encoding ABC transporter ATP-binding protein has translation MTDEEPILSVRNLKKHYPIKKGIIPRQVGAARAVDGISFDIRRGETLGLVGESGCGKSTAATSIVHLEEPTAGEVIFNGGGRGGKSRRSDTSHPNDVTRFDANELKAFRRDVQMIFQDPSSSFNPRMTVGNSVAELLMVHGMTDRKRRRAIVEDLLERVGLSPSDYDRYPHEFSGGQKQRIALARALVLNPDLIVADEPVSALDVSIQAEILSLIDELQTEFGLSMLFISHNMSVVREICDRVAVMYLGEIVEIGETEELFSNPKHPYTEALLSSVPTPDPRAEREEITLTGTVPSPTDPPSGCRFHTRCPKVVQPDEFDLEQIQWRRLLNLRDRLLAGEIDVEKLRENALADEATADIEIPSDAIRAQIRAEFDLPEQLSDVDADRTLEQALDEFVAGDAERAAERMATAFVTPCEETTPVFTDHGNGHESACIRHREEPHSEALAATDD, from the coding sequence ATGACTGACGAGGAACCGATTCTGTCGGTTCGGAACCTGAAGAAACACTACCCCATCAAGAAAGGGATCATCCCCCGACAGGTCGGCGCTGCCAGGGCCGTCGATGGGATCAGCTTCGACATCCGTCGGGGAGAGACGCTCGGTCTGGTCGGTGAGTCGGGCTGTGGGAAGTCCACAGCCGCGACGTCGATCGTCCACCTCGAGGAGCCGACGGCGGGGGAGGTAATCTTCAACGGCGGCGGCCGCGGCGGAAAGAGCCGCCGTTCCGACACTAGCCATCCAAACGACGTCACCCGGTTCGATGCCAACGAGCTGAAGGCGTTCCGCCGGGACGTCCAGATGATCTTCCAGGATCCGTCCTCGAGTTTCAATCCACGGATGACCGTCGGCAATTCGGTCGCCGAGTTGCTGATGGTTCACGGAATGACCGATCGGAAGCGCCGGCGTGCCATCGTCGAGGATCTGCTCGAGCGCGTCGGTCTCTCGCCGAGCGACTACGATCGGTACCCACACGAGTTCTCCGGTGGCCAGAAACAGCGCATCGCGCTGGCACGGGCACTCGTGCTCAATCCCGATCTCATCGTCGCCGACGAGCCGGTGTCGGCGCTCGACGTCTCGATACAGGCGGAGATTCTCTCGCTGATCGACGAACTGCAGACGGAGTTCGGGCTCTCGATGCTGTTCATCAGTCACAACATGTCAGTAGTTAGAGAGATATGTGATCGCGTCGCGGTCATGTATCTCGGCGAGATCGTCGAGATCGGCGAAACCGAGGAGCTCTTCTCGAACCCGAAACACCCCTACACCGAGGCGCTCCTGTCCTCGGTCCCGACGCCGGATCCGCGAGCCGAACGGGAAGAGATCACGCTCACGGGTACCGTTCCGAGTCCGACGGATCCCCCAAGTGGCTGCCGGTTCCACACCCGCTGTCCCAAGGTCGTCCAGCCCGACGAGTTCGACCTCGAGCAGATCCAGTGGCGACGGCTGTTGAACCTACGCGACCGGCTGCTCGCGGGCGAGATCGACGTCGAGAAGCTCCGGGAGAACGCCCTCGCGGACGAGGCGACAGCCGACATCGAGATCCCTTCCGACGCGATCAGAGCCCAGATCAGGGCCGAGTTCGACCTTCCGGAGCAACTTTCGGACGTGGACGCCGATCGTACGCTCGAGCAGGCGCTCGACGAGTTCGTCGCTGGCGACGCCGAGAGAGCCGCAGAACGGATGGCGACAGCGTTCGTGACGCCGTGTGAGGAGACGACACCAGTGTTCACCGATCATGGGAACGGTCACGAATCGGCGTGCATTCGACACCGTGAGGAGCCACACTCGGAAGCGCTGGCCGCAACCGACGACTGA
- a CDS encoding ABC transporter ATP-binding protein yields the protein MTNDTILEVENLTTTFETAAGTLVAVDDVEFSVHEGETVCIVGESGSGKTVATESVTRLVKEPPGAVEGAVRYRGEDLMAMTEEELRSVRGNNIAHIFQNPQEAMNHCYTVGWQIVESIRVHEDVPKEEARARAIDLLDRVGIPNASARFDDYPHEFSGGQKQRVMIAMALVGNPDLLIADEPTTALDVTVQAQILDLLNELQEEYGMGILFVTHDLGVVAEIADRVVVMYSGKVMERADVLDIFDQPSHPYTKALLRCVPGSGGNLGGIPGTLPDPTDPPDGCRFAPRCPYALEDCRVGDQPEEIEIGPNHRVSCLYHGPGYDSSVVLDDDQERARDPHVGSETSIDGGELADD from the coding sequence ATGACCAACGACACCATACTCGAAGTCGAAAACCTCACGACTACGTTCGAGACAGCTGCCGGAACCCTCGTTGCGGTCGACGACGTCGAGTTCAGCGTCCACGAGGGCGAGACGGTGTGTATCGTCGGCGAGTCCGGCTCCGGCAAAACGGTCGCGACCGAATCGGTCACCCGACTCGTGAAAGAGCCACCCGGAGCCGTCGAGGGGGCGGTTCGCTACCGGGGTGAGGACCTGATGGCGATGACCGAAGAAGAGCTCCGGTCGGTCCGGGGCAACAACATCGCGCACATCTTCCAGAACCCCCAGGAGGCGATGAACCACTGTTACACCGTCGGGTGGCAGATCGTCGAGTCGATCCGGGTCCACGAAGACGTGCCGAAAGAGGAAGCGAGAGCGCGAGCGATCGACCTGCTCGACAGAGTCGGCATCCCGAACGCGAGCGCCCGGTTCGACGACTACCCCCACGAGTTCTCCGGCGGCCAGAAACAGCGGGTGATGATCGCGATGGCGCTCGTCGGAAACCCGGACCTCCTCATCGCAGACGAGCCGACGACGGCGCTCGACGTGACCGTTCAGGCACAGATCCTGGATCTCCTCAACGAACTCCAGGAAGAGTACGGAATGGGGATCCTGTTCGTCACGCACGACCTCGGCGTCGTCGCCGAGATCGCTGATCGGGTCGTGGTAATGTACTCCGGGAAAGTGATGGAACGTGCGGACGTGCTTGACATCTTCGACCAGCCGTCACACCCGTACACGAAAGCGCTCTTGCGGTGTGTTCCGGGAAGTGGAGGTAACCTCGGCGGGATTCCCGGCACGCTGCCGGATCCCACCGACCCACCGGACGGCTGCCGATTCGCACCGCGGTGTCCATACGCCCTCGAGGACTGTCGCGTTGGCGACCAACCGGAGGAGATCGAAATCGGCCCGAACCACCGCGTCTCTTGTCTCTATCACGGACCAGGATACGACAGTTCCGTCGTTCTCGACGACGACCAGGAACGAGCGCGAGATCCGCACGTGGGATCGGAGACGTCCATCGACGGAGGTGAGCTCGCCGATGACTGA
- a CDS encoding ABC transporter permease has translation MSTKIPNRFDDVDWDEITDSSGFVLSINTKLMLVTSIPLLALALYDWRLVGEREATFERLGEDLGVSGLFETVGLNHDPSGLDYLFIFTILLFLFYLLLPLYQNPRMTKYYWKEFKRNRPAVVSLGWLAIVFVGGLLGPLVMNPPETDILIGYQPPVYMSTEMVHVPTCAGEIQDGRCYGTWEYPLGTSHDGQSVFTIIVYGMTISMQIAFIVTTIVAAIGITFGTVSAYAGGWVDEIMMRFVDIVLSLPTLLIYILILYIYGASLAMFILVFAVIGWGGTARYVRSKALSVSEEEFVKATRISGASTFRTVRRHVVPNTASSIITQLTLLIPIFLLAEAQLAFLGLGDSSIRSWGQLISMGRSSLSYAPWIVLAPGIVLFLTILAFNFLGDALLDALNPEAEAEADK, from the coding sequence ATGTCAACGAAAATACCAAATCGGTTCGACGACGTCGACTGGGACGAGATCACCGACTCGAGTGGATTCGTCCTCTCGATCAACACGAAACTGATGCTGGTGACGTCTATTCCGCTGCTCGCGCTGGCGCTCTACGACTGGCGTCTCGTGGGAGAGCGCGAAGCAACGTTCGAGCGGCTGGGTGAGGACCTGGGCGTGTCGGGACTCTTCGAGACGGTTGGGCTCAACCACGACCCGTCGGGACTCGACTACCTGTTCATCTTCACGATCCTGTTGTTCCTGTTTTACCTCCTGTTACCGCTCTACCAGAATCCACGGATGACGAAGTACTACTGGAAGGAGTTCAAGCGTAACCGTCCAGCCGTCGTCAGTCTGGGCTGGTTGGCCATCGTCTTCGTCGGTGGGCTCCTCGGGCCGCTCGTCATGAACCCACCGGAGACGGACATTCTGATCGGGTACCAGCCGCCCGTGTACATGTCGACCGAGATGGTGCACGTGCCGACGTGTGCCGGGGAGATACAGGACGGCAGGTGCTACGGAACGTGGGAGTATCCGTTAGGAACGAGCCACGACGGACAGAGCGTCTTTACGATCATCGTCTACGGGATGACGATCAGCATGCAGATCGCCTTCATCGTGACGACGATCGTCGCAGCGATCGGGATCACCTTCGGAACCGTGAGCGCCTACGCCGGCGGCTGGGTCGACGAGATCATGATGCGCTTCGTCGACATCGTGCTCTCGCTCCCGACGCTCCTGATCTACATCCTGATCCTCTACATCTACGGCGCGAGTCTGGCCATGTTCATCCTCGTGTTCGCGGTTATCGGCTGGGGTGGAACTGCACGATACGTTCGGAGCAAGGCACTGTCCGTTTCCGAAGAGGAGTTCGTCAAGGCCACCAGAATCAGCGGCGCGAGCACGTTCAGAACCGTTCGTCGACACGTCGTCCCGAACACGGCCAGCAGCATCATCACCCAACTCACGCTGCTCATCCCGATCTTCCTCCTGGCCGAGGCACAACTGGCTTTCCTCGGGCTCGGTGACTCGAGCATCCGATCGTGGGGACAGTTGATCTCGATGGGACGAAGTTCGCTCTCGTATGCACCGTGGATCGTCCTCGCACCAGGGATCGTCCTCTTCCTGACGATCCTCGCGTTCAACTTCCTCGGTGACGCACTGCTCGACGCACTTAACCCCGAAGCGGAGGCGGAGGCAGACAAATGA
- a CDS encoding ABC transporter permease has translation MGLARYIALRVAWAVVVSFIIVTLTFVLLAAAPNPSVQEAATQAALQGGDPQEAAERERELRGLNEPIHVRYVDYVVSVYTLDWGWSEHRSQPVTDALWQGLYYTAQYSIPWTILTLLLGPLVGLYSAANMYSWKDHAATGFAFFGYAIPNFFFAIVLLLIFGVWINWVPTYYQTDAPVFSLDNAIQLALPVFVLVTGSIGAIMRVSRNESAEFMNADFMKTAKAKGVSTFRAYAYHVLRPTMVPLSTTVVGQLLAIFWGSSLLVEVVFGIPGLGRVTYDALIAQDTNLVLGATLFFTFIAVVGNLIEDLVFTIMDPRISYDDR, from the coding sequence ATGGGTCTAGCGAGGTACATCGCGTTACGAGTAGCGTGGGCTGTCGTGGTGTCGTTCATCATCGTGACGCTCACGTTCGTGTTGCTAGCGGCAGCACCGAATCCAAGCGTTCAGGAGGCCGCCACACAGGCGGCACTGCAGGGTGGCGACCCACAGGAGGCTGCAGAACGTGAGCGAGAACTACGCGGCCTCAACGAGCCGATTCACGTGAGATACGTCGACTACGTCGTCAGCGTTTACACGCTCGATTGGGGCTGGTCCGAGCATCGCAGCCAGCCGGTGACGGACGCGTTATGGCAGGGCCTCTATTACACCGCACAGTACTCGATTCCCTGGACGATACTGACGCTGCTACTCGGCCCGCTCGTGGGACTGTATTCGGCGGCGAACATGTACAGCTGGAAGGACCACGCAGCGACGGGATTCGCGTTCTTCGGATACGCGATCCCGAACTTCTTCTTCGCGATCGTCCTGCTGTTGATCTTCGGGGTCTGGATCAACTGGGTGCCGACGTACTACCAGACGGATGCCCCGGTGTTCAGCCTCGACAACGCGATACAGCTGGCACTTCCGGTATTCGTCCTCGTCACGGGATCGATCGGCGCCATCATGCGCGTCTCCCGGAACGAGTCCGCAGAGTTCATGAACGCGGACTTCATGAAGACGGCGAAAGCCAAGGGTGTCTCGACGTTCCGGGCGTACGCGTATCACGTCCTCAGACCGACGATGGTTCCGCTCTCGACGACGGTCGTCGGGCAGTTGCTCGCCATCTTCTGGGGTTCCTCGCTGCTGGTTGAGGTCGTCTTCGGAATCCCCGGACTCGGACGAGTAACGTACGATGCGCTCATCGCACAGGACACGAACCTCGTACTCGGGGCGACGCTGTTTTTCACGTTCATCGCCGTGGTCGGTAACCTGATCGAGGACCTGGTGTTCACCATAATGGACCCGCGGATCAGTTACGACGATAGATAA
- a CDS encoding ABC transporter substrate-binding protein: MLGLIGAGATVGLAGCTGGDPSDDGGDDGGDDDGGFGDSDGGVDHDAEELPEVGGRFTNMHHATFTTLNPLYNTEAGAGSAIGYALDQGYTFDADQELFPLLYDLWTEDGGNVWVFEIRDGLEFSDPYGQVDAESFVYQIEELHQSDWANTASSSDWAGINVEQTGDLEFQAELEDAELLWPETYTPLEYPIPKDLVEPYVDEEDDDGLRQNEELIELQFTGNLGPYVLEEWERGAGTRYVRNDDYYLQEADGVPHLFSNAPYFEELRVDIVEEEATRVGALEAGEADTADIPPDRFAEFQENPDVDTYTIPQPYNNILSVNMRDNGWNAGPGNLFQIKEFRQALACAINKEEFIAGVYRGNAEPHFTWQPQFSNFYPGEDDIPMFGVGDLYGSEVARDLAQDAFDQSEYDYHFDGDDMVTPDGDQVVLDILYFPGSATGQLRAEYTAQELGDNLGIEVEPEAIGGDRFNNEYWTADPEGGEDPDAGLTWDEPSPWNPGPRSVTSNESWDMSVVFGLNTYPRNPQANDVFFDGATTMYNPVGYYPEFDAEGLFADARSAESQEEIQAIFEELFVNLAEEQPYIMLAFPDDLVGYTAGLRGPIENFSNGWDFPTWHY; this comes from the coding sequence ATGCTCGGACTCATTGGCGCTGGTGCAACAGTGGGCCTCGCCGGCTGTACCGGTGGCGATCCCAGCGACGATGGAGGCGACGATGGCGGAGACGACGACGGCGGGTTCGGGGACAGCGACGGAGGCGTCGACCACGACGCCGAGGAACTGCCAGAGGTGGGCGGCAGGTTCACCAACATGCACCACGCGACGTTCACGACGCTGAACCCGCTGTACAACACGGAAGCTGGAGCCGGGTCAGCGATCGGATACGCGCTGGACCAGGGGTACACCTTCGACGCCGATCAAGAACTCTTCCCGCTGCTGTACGACCTGTGGACCGAGGATGGGGGGAACGTGTGGGTATTCGAGATCCGTGACGGCCTCGAGTTCAGCGACCCGTACGGACAGGTCGACGCCGAGTCGTTCGTCTACCAGATCGAAGAACTCCACCAGAGCGACTGGGCGAACACCGCCAGTTCGAGCGATTGGGCCGGGATCAACGTCGAGCAAACCGGGGACCTCGAGTTCCAGGCGGAACTGGAGGACGCGGAATTGTTGTGGCCCGAGACCTACACCCCGCTCGAGTATCCGATCCCGAAGGATCTCGTGGAACCGTACGTCGATGAGGAGGACGACGATGGGCTCCGTCAGAACGAAGAACTCATCGAACTCCAGTTCACTGGCAACCTGGGGCCGTACGTGCTCGAGGAGTGGGAGCGGGGTGCGGGAACCCGGTACGTCCGTAACGACGACTACTACCTGCAGGAGGCCGACGGCGTCCCCCACCTCTTCAGTAACGCGCCATACTTCGAGGAGCTGCGGGTAGACATCGTCGAAGAGGAAGCGACCCGTGTGGGCGCGCTCGAGGCCGGTGAGGCGGATACGGCTGACATCCCGCCGGACCGTTTCGCGGAGTTCCAGGAGAACCCCGACGTCGATACGTACACCATCCCACAGCCGTACAACAACATCCTCTCGGTCAACATGCGAGACAACGGCTGGAACGCGGGGCCGGGGAACCTCTTCCAGATCAAAGAGTTCCGACAGGCGCTGGCCTGTGCGATCAACAAAGAGGAGTTCATCGCAGGGGTTTACCGCGGGAACGCCGAACCTCACTTCACGTGGCAGCCACAGTTTTCGAACTTTTACCCCGGTGAAGACGACATCCCGATGTTCGGGGTCGGCGATCTCTACGGATCGGAGGTCGCACGGGATCTTGCGCAGGATGCCTTCGACCAGTCGGAGTACGATTACCACTTCGACGGGGACGACATGGTGACCCCCGACGGAGACCAGGTGGTGCTCGACATCCTGTACTTCCCGGGTTCGGCCACCGGCCAGCTCAGAGCGGAGTACACCGCGCAAGAACTGGGGGACAATCTCGGGATCGAGGTGGAGCCCGAAGCGATCGGGGGAGATCGGTTTAACAACGAGTACTGGACCGCAGATCCGGAAGGTGGCGAGGACCCCGATGCCGGTTTGACGTGGGATGAACCGTCTCCCTGGAACCCAGGTCCGCGTTCGGTGACGTCGAACGAATCCTGGGACATGTCGGTCGTGTTCGGGTTGAACACGTATCCGCGGAATCCACAGGCGAACGATGTCTTCTTCGACGGGGCCACCACGATGTACAACCCCGTCGGGTACTACCCCGAGTTCGACGCCGAGGGTCTCTTCGCCGACGCGCGCAGTGCGGAGAGCCAGGAAGAAATTCAAGCTATCTTCGAGGAGTTATTCGTGAACCTCGCAGAAGAGCAACCGTACATTATGCTGGCGTTCCCTGACGACCTGGTTGGCTACACTGCGGGGCTACGCGGTCCGATCGAGAACTTCTCAAACGGGTGGGACTTCCCTACCTGGCACTATTAA
- a CDS encoding GtrA family protein, producing the protein MRDSLFEAVRRRLRALYSAKRFGQFASAGLVGALVDNGLLFALVEFAAVSFVPAKVVAWVAAIGTIFVINERLTFASYGSSRARAVGWRLVRSYQVRFAGFLVTLTVFIALVHVGIWYIAANVIGIGVGCFVNYTLESLHTWQVHRSER; encoded by the coding sequence ATGCGTGACTCGCTGTTCGAGGCGGTTCGACGCCGTCTCAGGGCCCTGTACTCTGCGAAGCGGTTCGGTCAGTTTGCCTCCGCCGGGCTCGTCGGTGCGCTCGTCGACAATGGTCTTCTCTTCGCACTGGTCGAGTTCGCCGCGGTCAGCTTCGTCCCCGCCAAGGTCGTCGCCTGGGTCGCTGCGATCGGGACGATCTTCGTCATCAACGAGCGCCTGACGTTCGCGTCGTACGGCTCGAGCAGGGCTCGAGCGGTCGGCTGGCGGCTGGTCCGATCGTATCAGGTGCGATTCGCGGGCTTTCTCGTGACGCTCACAGTGTTCATCGCGCTCGTGCACGTCGGCATCTGGTACATCGCGGCGAACGTGATCGGGATCGGCGTCGGCTGCTTCGTGAACTACACCCTCGAGAGCCTCCACACGTGGCAGGTCCACCGGAGCGAACGGTAG
- a CDS encoding metal-dependent hydrolase, translating to MWPWEHAVVGYLAYSLCCHAYYRDSPNGLETIVVVFASVLPDLIDKPLAWEFGVFESGYALGHSIFFAIPLAITVGVLTRLLGRPRVGVAFGLGYLLHLPADVLPLYVQRGEFPIERILWPVAPTEPGGHHHGFWETFTRMVGEYWDGLLAGELSTYMWFQLGLMAFVFVLWLSDGAPVFRELVAGSKRVLLEWAGRVTD from the coding sequence ATGTGGCCGTGGGAACACGCCGTCGTCGGCTACCTCGCGTACTCGCTGTGCTGTCACGCGTACTACCGGGACTCGCCGAACGGCCTCGAGACGATCGTCGTCGTCTTCGCGTCGGTCCTCCCTGACCTCATCGACAAGCCACTCGCGTGGGAGTTCGGCGTCTTCGAGAGCGGGTACGCGCTCGGTCACTCGATCTTCTTCGCGATCCCGCTGGCGATAACCGTCGGTGTACTCACCCGGCTGCTCGGACGACCACGGGTCGGGGTCGCGTTCGGACTCGGCTACTTGCTGCACCTCCCTGCGGACGTCCTCCCGCTGTACGTCCAGCGAGGCGAGTTCCCAATCGAGCGCATCCTCTGGCCGGTCGCGCCGACCGAGCCCGGCGGCCACCACCACGGCTTCTGGGAGACGTTCACCCGAATGGTCGGCGAGTACTGGGACGGCCTCCTCGCGGGTGAGCTCTCGACGTACATGTGGTTTCAGCTCGGACTCATGGCGTTCGTGTTCGTCCTCTGGCTCTCCGACGGCGCACCGGTCTTCCGGGAACTCGTCGCCGGCAGTAAACGGGTACTCCTCGAGTGGGCTGGGCGGGTAACCGACTGA
- a CDS encoding HAH_0734 family protein: MKRLIIHGDPGIRKGAVIEYDGEELVCFGISRNGEWHGPDRVQLWCTVGDESEVEEYELRNYLPHFLEVERADAEEVTVLEPKGELVV; the protein is encoded by the coding sequence ATGAAGCGGCTCATCATCCACGGGGACCCCGGCATCCGGAAGGGGGCCGTCATCGAGTACGACGGGGAGGAACTGGTCTGTTTCGGGATCAGCAGAAACGGGGAGTGGCACGGTCCCGACCGCGTCCAGCTCTGGTGCACCGTCGGTGACGAGAGCGAAGTCGAAGAGTACGAGCTGCGAAACTACCTCCCGCACTTCCTCGAGGTCGAGCGCGCCGACGCGGAGGAGGTCACCGTCCTCGAGCCGAAGGGAGAACTCGTCGTCTGA
- a CDS encoding 50S ribosomal protein L44e, translating to MQMPRRFNTYCPHCDAHHEHEVEKVRTGRQTGMKWIDRQRKRSEGIGNSGKFSKVPSGDKPTKKTDLKYRCSECGKAHLREGWRAGRLEFQE from the coding sequence ATGCAGATGCCACGCCGATTCAACACCTACTGTCCGCACTGTGACGCACACCACGAACACGAAGTCGAGAAGGTCCGAACGGGCCGACAGACGGGGATGAAGTGGATCGACCGCCAGCGCAAGCGCTCTGAGGGGATCGGGAACAGCGGTAAGTTCTCGAAGGTACCGAGCGGTGACAAGCCGACGAAGAAGACCGACCTCAAATACCGCTGCAGCGAGTGTGGCAAAGCCCACCTCCGCGAGGGATGGCGCGCCGGCCGACTCGAGTTCCAGGAGTGA
- a CDS encoding 30S ribosomal protein S27e, which translates to MAGNFYTVRCSDCENEQIVFGKASTEVACAVCGTTLATPTGGNAEIDHEIVETVESR; encoded by the coding sequence ATGGCAGGAAACTTCTACACCGTCCGCTGTAGCGACTGTGAGAACGAACAGATCGTCTTCGGCAAGGCCTCCACGGAGGTCGCCTGCGCTGTCTGCGGGACGACGCTCGCGACTCCGACGGGTGGCAACGCCGAGATCGACCACGAGATCGTCGAAACAGTCGAGTCACGATGA
- a CDS encoding translation initiation factor IF-2 subunit alpha, translated as MKYSGWPDTGELVVGKIDEIEDFGVFVDLEEYEDKRGLIHISEVASGWIKNVRDHVREGQIVVCKVLDVDESHEQIDLSLKDVNDHQRSDKIQDWKNEQKADNWMELAFGEDIGSEQYISIANELLGAHGSLYDGFKQAAIHGHEALENTDLADDEVDAIVETARENVSVPYVNVTGYVDLENPDPSGVDGVREALKAAEGNGDVPEEIELEVTYVGAPEYRIKVRAPNYKAAESALEESARRAVAAIGEHGGDGEFHRERRTDDE; from the coding sequence ATGAAATACAGCGGCTGGCCCGACACCGGCGAGCTCGTCGTCGGCAAGATCGACGAGATCGAGGACTTCGGCGTCTTCGTCGACTTAGAGGAGTACGAGGACAAACGCGGCCTGATCCACATCTCCGAAGTCGCGAGTGGCTGGATCAAGAACGTCCGCGATCACGTCCGCGAGGGCCAGATCGTCGTCTGCAAGGTGCTCGACGTCGACGAGAGCCACGAACAGATCGACCTCTCGCTGAAGGACGTCAACGACCACCAGCGCTCCGATAAGATCCAGGACTGGAAAAACGAGCAGAAGGCCGACAACTGGATGGAGCTGGCCTTCGGCGAGGACATCGGGAGCGAACAGTACATCTCGATCGCGAACGAACTCCTCGGCGCCCACGGCAGCCTCTACGACGGCTTCAAACAGGCCGCCATCCACGGCCACGAGGCCCTCGAGAACACCGACCTCGCCGACGACGAAGTCGACGCGATCGTCGAGACGGCTCGCGAGAACGTCTCGGTGCCGTACGTCAACGTCACCGGCTACGTCGACCTCGAGAACCCCGATCCCAGCGGCGTCGACGGCGTCCGCGAGGCGCTGAAAGCCGCCGAAGGGAACGGCGATGTGCCCGAGGAGATCGAGCTCGAGGTGACTTACGTCGGCGCGCCCGAGTACCGGATCAAAGTGCGTGCGCCGAACTACAAGGCCGCCGAGTCCGCCCTCGAAGAGAGCGCACGGCGGGCGGTCGCGGCCATCGGCGAGCACGGCGGCGACGGCGAATTCCACCGCGAGCGACGCACCGACGACGAGTAA
- a CDS encoding RNA-protein complex protein Nop10, translating into MKSDIRVCSAWRSAHDRPVYTLAASCPDCGADAVNSAPAPFDPADPYGEYRRALNDRTR; encoded by the coding sequence ATGAAGTCGGACATTCGGGTCTGTTCGGCGTGGCGATCGGCCCACGACCGGCCGGTCTACACGCTCGCGGCGTCCTGTCCCGACTGTGGAGCCGACGCCGTCAACAGTGCGCCCGCACCGTTCGATCCAGCCGACCCCTACGGCGAGTACCGACGTGCTCTTAACGATCGCACTCGCTGA
- a CDS encoding proteasome assembly chaperone family protein gives MDELDIDVVADVDLDDPVLVEGLPGVGHVGTLAAEHLLEELDAESTLVRRLYSHEFPPQVSIEDGVAELTCAQVHAIEVPEGRDLLVLTGDHQAQTNAGHYVLTDAFLDVAETFGASEVYALGGVPTGELIEEYAVLGAVSDEHLIEPLEDAGVEFRGDEPAGGIVGVSGLLLGLGKRRGVEAACLMGETSGYLVDPKSARAVLEVLEELLGFDVDYDSLDERADEMEDVVSKIQEMERQGSMDVPSDDDLRYIG, from the coding sequence ATGGACGAACTCGACATCGACGTGGTCGCCGACGTCGACCTCGACGACCCCGTACTCGTCGAGGGGTTGCCGGGGGTCGGTCACGTCGGAACGCTCGCCGCAGAACACTTACTTGAGGAACTCGACGCAGAGAGCACGCTCGTTCGACGCCTCTACTCCCACGAGTTCCCACCACAGGTTTCGATCGAAGACGGCGTTGCAGAGTTGACGTGCGCACAGGTCCACGCCATCGAGGTGCCCGAGGGACGCGATCTGCTCGTCCTGACCGGTGACCACCAGGCACAGACGAACGCCGGCCACTACGTGCTCACCGACGCCTTCCTCGACGTCGCCGAAACGTTCGGCGCCAGCGAGGTGTACGCGCTCGGGGGCGTGCCGACGGGCGAACTCATCGAGGAGTACGCCGTCCTCGGTGCCGTAAGCGACGAGCACCTGATCGAACCGCTCGAGGACGCCGGCGTCGAGTTCCGCGGGGACGAACCCGCAGGCGGCATCGTCGGCGTCAGCGGCCTCCTTCTGGGGCTCGGAAAACGACGTGGCGTCGAGGCAGCGTGTCTGATGGGTGAGACGAGCGGCTATCTCGTCGATCCGAAGAGCGCCCGGGCGGTGCTCGAAGTGCTCGAGGAGTTACTCGGGTTCGACGTCGACTACGACTCGCTCGACGAGCGCGCCGACGAGATGGAAGACGTCGTCAGCAAGATCCAGGAGATGGAACGCCAGGGGTCGATGGACGTCCCGAGCGACGACGACCTGCGCTATATCGGCTGA
- a CDS encoding DUF7123 family protein, whose product MTDYSDDEQRILSYLRESAARGEQYFRAKNIADAIGLSSKQVGARLPHLAEKSDDVDIEKWGRARSTTWKVTLS is encoded by the coding sequence ATGACCGATTACTCCGACGACGAGCAGCGGATTCTCTCGTACCTCCGCGAGAGTGCCGCCCGGGGCGAGCAGTACTTCCGGGCGAAGAACATCGCGGACGCGATCGGACTCTCTTCGAAGCAAGTCGGGGCAAGGCTCCCTCACCTCGCCGAGAAATCGGACGACGTAGACATCGAGAAGTGGGGCCGCGCCCGCTCGACGACGTGGAAAGTGACGCTCAGCTAG